The Saxibacter everestensis genome has a window encoding:
- a CDS encoding ATP-grasp domain-containing protein, with protein sequence MPKIYALHENPEWFPPFAEALEAVGLDYEEWMLTTGSIDLDAEPPEGIFWSRFSASSHTRGNVLAKDYARTLFDWLQAHGRRVVNGRDVLELEVSKVRQLTFLKAFGIDVPRTVAVTGDDELLSAAGKLPTPFITKHNQGGKGLGVRKFESVAELSDALPGLERPVDGVMLLQEYVEPLKPFITRVETVGYEYVYAITADTGRGGFQLCPADACEIGPDGQPIEDDSLFALREGFDHPIIEKYLAFARKYRLEIAGFEFIESADGRIVTYDVNTNTNYNADVEADAPASGPASIARYLKSLL encoded by the coding sequence GTGCCTAAAATCTACGCACTACACGAAAATCCCGAGTGGTTCCCGCCCTTTGCCGAGGCCCTCGAAGCGGTCGGCCTCGACTACGAGGAATGGATGCTCACCACTGGCAGCATCGATCTGGATGCCGAGCCGCCCGAGGGAATTTTCTGGTCCCGCTTCAGCGCCTCCTCACATACCAGGGGCAATGTGCTGGCAAAGGACTACGCCCGCACCCTTTTCGACTGGCTTCAGGCGCACGGACGGCGAGTGGTCAACGGACGTGACGTGCTCGAACTCGAAGTCAGCAAGGTACGCCAACTGACGTTCCTGAAGGCGTTCGGAATCGATGTTCCGCGCACGGTTGCCGTCACAGGCGATGACGAACTGCTCAGCGCCGCCGGCAAGCTTCCCACCCCATTCATCACCAAGCACAATCAGGGCGGCAAGGGTCTAGGAGTGCGGAAGTTCGAAAGCGTTGCCGAACTGTCTGACGCGCTGCCCGGGCTTGAACGGCCCGTGGATGGCGTCATGTTGCTGCAGGAGTACGTGGAGCCGCTCAAGCCGTTCATCACCCGGGTGGAGACGGTGGGCTACGAATACGTCTACGCAATAACCGCGGACACCGGTCGCGGCGGATTCCAGCTCTGCCCGGCCGACGCCTGCGAGATCGGTCCGGACGGGCAACCGATCGAGGATGACAGCCTCTTCGCGCTGCGGGAGGGATTCGACCATCCGATCATCGAAAAGTACCTCGCCTTTGCCCGGAAGTACCGGCTGGAAATTGCCGGCTTCGAATTCATCGAGTCCGCCGACGGGCGGATCGTGACATACGACGTCAATACCAATACGAACTACAACGCCGACGTCGAGGCCGATGCGCCGGCGTCCGGCCCAGCTTCGATCGCCAGGTACCTGAAGAGCCTGCTGTAG
- a CDS encoding 1,4-dihydroxy-2-naphthoyl-CoA synthase has translation MTAADRPERVSEIFDPERWRDVRGFDFTDITYHRAVERRPDGSSADLGTVRIAFNRPEIRNAFRPHTVDELYRALDHARQTSDVGVVLLTGNGPSDRDGGWAFCSGGDQRIRGRSGYQYANGETAETVDPARAGRLHILEVQRLIRTMPKIVIAVVSGWAAGGGHSLHVVCDLTIASREHGKFKQTDADVGSFDAGYGSAYLAKMVGQKFAREIFFLGRTYDADTMHRMGAVNEVAQHAELEAVACEWAAEINGKSPTAQRMLKFAFNLTDDGMMGQQVFAGEATRLAYMTDEAVEGRDSFLQKRDPDWSSFPWYY, from the coding sequence ATGACAGCTGCCGATCGACCAGAGCGAGTATCCGAAATCTTCGATCCGGAGCGCTGGCGCGATGTACGCGGTTTCGACTTTACGGACATCACCTACCACCGGGCGGTCGAACGGCGTCCAGACGGTTCGTCTGCAGACCTCGGCACAGTTCGGATCGCGTTCAACCGGCCGGAAATACGCAATGCCTTCCGGCCGCACACCGTTGACGAGCTGTACCGGGCGCTCGACCACGCCAGGCAGACCTCCGACGTCGGCGTCGTGCTGCTCACCGGCAATGGGCCGAGCGACCGCGATGGCGGTTGGGCGTTCTGTTCGGGCGGCGATCAGAGGATCCGCGGCCGTTCGGGTTACCAGTACGCCAATGGTGAGACAGCCGAAACCGTCGACCCAGCCCGAGCCGGCCGGCTGCACATTCTGGAAGTTCAGCGCCTGATCCGCACTATGCCGAAGATCGTGATTGCGGTCGTCTCCGGCTGGGCTGCCGGCGGCGGGCACAGCCTGCACGTCGTGTGTGACCTGACGATCGCCAGCCGCGAACATGGAAAGTTCAAACAGACCGATGCCGATGTCGGCTCGTTCGACGCCGGCTACGGCTCGGCGTACCTGGCAAAGATGGTGGGGCAGAAGTTCGCCCGGGAGATCTTCTTTCTCGGCCGCACCTACGATGCCGACACGATGCACCGGATGGGAGCCGTGAATGAGGTCGCGCAGCACGCAGAGCTGGAAGCAGTCGCCTGCGAATGGGCCGCCGAGATCAACGGCAAGTCACCCACCGCCCAACGGATGCTCAAGTTCGCCTTCAACCTGACCGACGACGGCATGATGGGCCAGCAGGTTTTCGCCGGAGAGGCTACCCGGCTGGCCTACATGACCGACGAGGCCGTTGAGGGCCGTGACTCATTCCTGCAGAAACGCGATCCCGACTGGTCGAGTTTCCCCTGGTACTACTGA
- a CDS encoding DUF4229 domain-containing protein: MNAVVKYSLLRLGIFFLAFGALWVAGFNELVSLVLATVIAVLLSFLLLRRQRDDVVKYVQERSARRAEQRRTKVDRDSAYEDDIVDRADHPDDPDDNQR; the protein is encoded by the coding sequence ATGAACGCGGTGGTTAAGTACAGTCTGCTCCGGCTTGGAATCTTCTTCCTTGCCTTCGGCGCCCTCTGGGTGGCCGGCTTCAACGAATTGGTCTCACTCGTGCTGGCCACGGTTATCGCTGTTCTGCTGTCATTCCTGCTTCTACGCCGGCAGCGCGACGACGTGGTGAAGTATGTGCAGGAACGTTCTGCCCGACGTGCGGAACAACGTCGTACGAAGGTCGATAGAGACTCGGCGTACGAAGACGACATCGTCGACCGGGCGGATCACCCGGATGACCCGGACGACAATCAGCGTTAG
- a CDS encoding 1,4-dihydroxy-2-naphthoate polyprenyltransferase produces the protein MATAAQWVEGARLRTLPLAVAPVLIGTGAAIAEVGGLTDQFIGSVDGSVAPGNSLSVAAWVLHFVLALIVALALQIGTNFANDYSDGVRGTDDVRVGPQRLTASGVAAPSSVKRAAFASFGVAGIAGITLVLVSQSWWFVPVGVLCVLAAWYYTGGKHPYGYLGLGEVFVFIFFGLVATLGTTYTQIHSLSPSAWGGAVGIGLISCSLLMANNLRDIPTDREAGKITLAVRLGESRARVAYMAGMLLPFLLLLIPILTGHPAAVLALLALVIAIGPVRTVMSDATGQQLIPVLKQTGIVALTYGSLLALGLAL, from the coding sequence ATGGCCACCGCAGCTCAGTGGGTCGAAGGTGCACGCCTGAGAACACTGCCTCTTGCCGTTGCACCGGTCCTTATCGGCACCGGCGCAGCGATCGCCGAGGTCGGCGGACTGACAGATCAGTTCATTGGCTCAGTGGACGGCAGCGTCGCTCCCGGCAACAGCCTGTCTGTAGCAGCCTGGGTGCTGCATTTCGTGCTTGCACTCATCGTCGCCCTCGCACTTCAGATCGGCACGAACTTCGCCAACGACTACTCCGACGGCGTGCGCGGCACTGACGACGTGCGGGTCGGCCCGCAGCGACTGACCGCGTCCGGCGTTGCCGCGCCATCCAGTGTGAAAAGGGCTGCATTCGCCAGCTTCGGTGTCGCCGGAATAGCCGGAATCACCCTCGTGCTCGTCTCACAAAGCTGGTGGTTCGTTCCGGTGGGTGTTCTGTGCGTGCTGGCCGCCTGGTATTACACCGGTGGCAAACACCCTTACGGTTATCTCGGCCTCGGCGAAGTCTTCGTCTTCATCTTCTTCGGGCTGGTCGCCACCCTGGGCACCACCTACACGCAGATCCACTCCCTATCGCCAAGTGCATGGGGAGGCGCCGTCGGCATCGGCCTGATCTCGTGTTCGCTGCTGATGGCCAACAACCTTCGCGACATCCCGACCGACCGTGAGGCAGGAAAAATCACCCTGGCGGTGCGGCTCGGCGAATCCCGGGCCCGGGTCGCCTACATGGCCGGCATGCTGCTGCCGTTTCTCTTGCTGCTGATCCCAATCCTGACCGGGCACCCGGCCGCGGTGCTTGCGCTACTGGCCCTGGTTATCGCCATCGGCCCGGTGCGCACCGTGATGTCGGATGCGACCGGACAGCAGCTGATCCCAGTCCTGAAGCAAACCGGGATCGTCGCCCTGACCTACGGTTCGCTATTGGCTCTCGGGCTCGCGCTCTAA
- a CDS encoding PLD nuclease N-terminal domain-containing protein, translating to MSPRVTLFIIVLVLALMIYALIDCGRRPAHEIRTLPKPAWLAVIFLLPAIGTALWFVMGRARVAGASSAPRRSPAPAAPDDDPEFLRQIELSRRQREREQQLKEREQDGNGQPKPPAPGPIAGTPAPHDKPIGGTGGDNAVEEPDSGNDSKKRKRRDPHDAPSGSSDDDDKK from the coding sequence ATGTCACCGCGAGTAACCCTGTTCATCATCGTTTTGGTTCTGGCGTTGATGATTTACGCCCTGATCGATTGCGGTCGCCGCCCGGCGCACGAGATCCGGACCCTGCCGAAACCCGCGTGGCTCGCGGTGATTTTCCTGCTGCCCGCAATCGGCACCGCCCTGTGGTTCGTGATGGGACGCGCGCGAGTCGCCGGCGCCAGTTCGGCGCCGCGACGGTCGCCGGCTCCGGCCGCACCGGACGACGACCCCGAGTTCCTCCGCCAGATCGAGCTCTCCCGCCGGCAGCGCGAACGCGAACAGCAGTTGAAGGAGCGCGAGCAGGACGGGAACGGACAGCCGAAGCCCCCTGCCCCGGGACCTATCGCGGGCACGCCGGCACCCCACGACAAGCCGATCGGCGGCACCGGCGGAGACAACGCAGTCGAGGAGCCGGACAGCGGCAACGACTCGAAGAAGCGCAAGCGCCGCGATCCGCATGACGCGCCGAGCGGCAGCTCTGACGACGACGACAAAAAGTAG
- a CDS encoding TlpA family protein disulfide reductase, which translates to MTDSISRRRALQAITGAGLGAALVSLAACSPESDALAEQADAGDDKGYIAGDGVITQVESGKRGDPIVAAGETLDGKAFSLEDWRGQVVVLNLWYAACPPCRKEAPGLQANYERFKEDDVVFLGVNVRDAKDAALAFEKTFGISYPAMLDSDGKMVSALNGALPPQATPSTLVLDHEGRPAARVVGEVDESTLKALIGDVLDEEA; encoded by the coding sequence ATGACGGACAGCATTTCTCGTCGTCGCGCGCTCCAGGCAATTACCGGAGCTGGACTTGGCGCCGCCCTGGTGTCGCTGGCGGCGTGCAGTCCGGAAAGCGATGCGCTCGCAGAACAGGCTGATGCTGGCGACGACAAGGGTTATATTGCTGGCGATGGCGTGATCACCCAGGTCGAATCCGGCAAGCGCGGCGACCCTATCGTGGCCGCTGGTGAGACCCTTGACGGCAAGGCGTTCAGCCTCGAAGACTGGCGCGGTCAGGTCGTCGTTCTCAATCTTTGGTACGCCGCCTGTCCGCCGTGCCGCAAGGAGGCTCCCGGGCTGCAGGCGAACTACGAGCGTTTCAAGGAGGACGACGTCGTGTTCCTCGGGGTCAACGTCCGCGACGCAAAGGACGCGGCGCTGGCCTTCGAAAAGACTTTCGGGATCAGCTACCCAGCGATGCTCGACTCGGACGGCAAGATGGTCTCCGCACTGAATGGTGCGCTGCCTCCACAGGCGACGCCATCGACCCTCGTACTCGACCATGAGGGGCGGCCGGCTGCCCGGGTCGTCGGCGAAGTGGATGAGTCGACGCTGAAAGCCCTTATCGGCGACGTTTTGGACGAGGAGGCGTGA
- a CDS encoding cytochrome c biogenesis CcdA family protein, which translates to MTFPVSIGESFQQTVLTGPMLLAIPVAALAGVVSFLSPCVLPLVPGYVGYVTGLSGTDLEQQKSRRVLLGVGLFVLGFAAVFVSIGLVFSLAGVWLKPWIDPITRILGLVVILAGVVFLGGFSWLQRDRRIHSRPPAGLWGAPVLGITFGLGWAPCTGPTLAAVVALSTSMGATAGPGVARGALLTFVYCLGLGIPFLIVAMLMRRGMGRLKFFRDHRIGVMRFGGAMLIVIGVLLVSGLWTTWVASLQGMIGGFVTVI; encoded by the coding sequence GTGACGTTCCCCGTCTCAATAGGCGAGAGCTTTCAGCAGACAGTGCTGACCGGCCCGATGCTGCTCGCCATCCCGGTCGCGGCGCTTGCTGGGGTGGTCTCTTTTCTTTCACCCTGCGTGCTGCCGCTGGTTCCGGGATACGTCGGCTACGTGACCGGATTGAGCGGAACGGATCTTGAACAGCAGAAGTCGCGTCGGGTGCTGCTCGGCGTAGGGCTGTTCGTACTCGGATTCGCCGCGGTCTTCGTCTCAATCGGCCTGGTGTTCAGCCTCGCCGGCGTCTGGCTCAAGCCATGGATCGACCCGATCACTAGGATCCTCGGCCTGGTGGTCATTCTGGCCGGCGTCGTTTTCCTCGGCGGGTTCTCCTGGCTGCAGCGCGATCGCAGGATCCACTCCCGGCCGCCCGCGGGGCTGTGGGGAGCGCCGGTGCTGGGCATAACGTTCGGCCTGGGCTGGGCGCCCTGCACCGGACCGACCCTGGCCGCGGTCGTCGCGCTCTCCACGAGTATGGGTGCAACGGCTGGTCCGGGAGTCGCTAGAGGCGCGTTGCTCACATTCGTGTACTGCCTTGGTCTGGGCATCCCGTTCCTGATCGTGGCGATGCTGATGCGACGGGGCATGGGCCGGCTGAAGTTCTTCCGGGACCACCGGATCGGTGTGATGCGATTTGGCGGAGCGATGCTGATTGTGATTGGCGTGCTCTTGGTGAGTGGATTGTGGACGACCTGGGTGGCTAGCCTCCAGGGAATGATCGGCGGATTTGTGACGGTGATTTAG
- the ccsB gene encoding c-type cytochrome biogenesis protein CcsB, which yields MSTYEALAGWSNTLVYSTMTVYMIAFVCYAFDMVGGSKRTVEVMGSHPAERKRDLVSAGATGRPGRITARFDGAKSGNAATNDGTAGEASEPVRRLARVATGLTALGALLHLGAVVTRGLSVTRVPWGNMYEFCLTASMLLAVVYLVVLFIRDLRFLGTFVTGFALLMLGIGMIAFYTPAAELVPALQSYWLVIHVSVATLASALLALAFALSTLQLLQTYRENRSSSVKRPPMAFLNGVPGSAELENVSYRIAAVGFVLWTFTLIAGAIWAEAAWGRYWGWDTKEVWTFVIWVVYASYLHARATRGWSSNRIAILSIVGFLCVVFNFTVVNVYFNGLHAYSGLD from the coding sequence ATGAGCACCTACGAGGCCTTGGCCGGCTGGTCGAACACTCTGGTCTACTCGACGATGACCGTCTACATGATTGCCTTCGTCTGCTATGCCTTCGACATGGTCGGCGGTAGCAAACGCACCGTTGAAGTGATGGGGAGCCACCCGGCGGAACGCAAGCGTGACCTGGTGTCAGCCGGTGCGACCGGACGACCCGGCCGGATCACCGCCCGTTTCGACGGCGCAAAATCAGGTAACGCTGCAACGAACGACGGCACCGCCGGCGAGGCGTCGGAGCCGGTTCGACGGCTGGCGCGGGTGGCCACCGGCCTGACCGCGCTCGGCGCGCTGCTGCACCTCGGCGCCGTTGTCACCCGTGGGCTCTCGGTCACCCGCGTGCCATGGGGCAATATGTACGAGTTCTGCCTCACCGCATCGATGCTGCTGGCCGTCGTGTACCTCGTGGTGCTGTTCATCCGCGATCTGCGGTTCCTCGGCACCTTCGTCACCGGGTTCGCGTTGCTTATGCTCGGCATCGGGATGATCGCGTTCTACACCCCGGCGGCGGAGCTCGTCCCCGCGCTGCAGAGCTATTGGCTCGTCATTCACGTGTCCGTTGCGACGCTAGCCTCAGCCCTTCTCGCGCTCGCGTTCGCGCTATCGACCCTCCAGCTGCTGCAGACCTACCGCGAGAACCGCAGCTCATCGGTAAAGAGGCCGCCGATGGCATTTCTCAATGGCGTTCCGGGGTCGGCCGAGCTGGAGAACGTGTCCTACCGGATTGCCGCGGTCGGCTTCGTGCTGTGGACTTTCACTCTAATCGCGGGTGCGATTTGGGCAGAAGCCGCCTGGGGTCGTTACTGGGGCTGGGACACCAAGGAAGTCTGGACATTCGTCATCTGGGTGGTCTACGCGTCGTATCTGCATGCCCGGGCTACCCGGGGCTGGAGCAGCAACCGGATCGCCATCCTGTCGATCGTCGGATTCCTCTGCGTCGTTTTCAACTTCACTGTTGTCAACGTGTACTTCAATGGACTGCACGCCTATTCCGGCCTCGACTAG
- the resB gene encoding cytochrome c biogenesis protein ResB: protein MVTTRGPSDRRDQYGEAADSASSDGVPGPGDDTSVVTQPKIGVVGILRWAWRQLTTMRVALMLLLLLALAAIPGSIFPQRIQDPAEVTQYITDKGTTAEWMDKVQLFDVYSSAWFSAIYILLLVSLIGCILPRTKIHWKAMRAKPPKAPRRMSRMPAFARLELAPAGAAEPGGTVDAGETAGAGETADAGAGETDESDRATVLTEAERILRRRRYRVVHDSNTVSAERGYLRETGNLLFHVAVVGVVIAMAIGGLFGYSGQRVLVEGETFTNSLLGFDSFDKGTYYDPDRLTDYAVTLDKFEATFEENGGLDNQFGQPRSFRADVTTRHNGEEKKEVVEVNDPLHVGGSNMYLTGNGYAPVITLRDGEGNVVFSGPTVFLPQTGAYMSRGVVKSADASPEQLGLVGIFFPTAGKGDDGQVTSTFADLYNPYMVLSGYYGDLGLDDGVAQSVYTLNPENMTEMTDKDGKPMALELAPGESADLPNNLGSVSFDGVKRYVSLDVRYDPGQIFVLVFALLGLAGLAASLFIPRRRIWVKVTNGKSTGLTVEVAGLARGEDNRLEVETRQVAEDLRHALGTFASVDVQGEK from the coding sequence GTGGTGACAACGCGCGGTCCTTCGGACCGACGGGATCAGTACGGTGAGGCCGCGGATTCCGCGTCCTCCGACGGTGTTCCCGGTCCGGGTGATGACACGTCTGTGGTGACGCAGCCGAAAATTGGCGTAGTCGGCATTCTGCGCTGGGCATGGCGTCAGCTCACCACGATGCGGGTTGCGCTGATGCTGTTGCTTTTGCTCGCGCTGGCCGCAATTCCCGGGTCGATCTTCCCGCAGCGGATTCAGGATCCGGCGGAGGTCACCCAGTACATCACCGACAAGGGCACTACCGCTGAATGGATGGACAAGGTCCAGCTGTTCGACGTCTATTCCTCAGCCTGGTTCTCCGCGATCTACATCCTGCTGTTGGTCTCGCTGATCGGCTGCATCCTTCCCCGGACGAAGATCCACTGGAAGGCGATGCGGGCCAAACCGCCGAAAGCGCCACGCAGGATGTCGCGGATGCCGGCATTCGCGAGGCTTGAGCTAGCCCCGGCCGGAGCCGCTGAGCCGGGAGGCACTGTCGACGCCGGCGAGACTGCCGGCGCCGGCGAGACTGCTGACGCCGGCGCCGGCGAGACTGACGAGTCGGATCGTGCCACGGTGCTTACGGAGGCGGAACGGATTCTGCGCCGTCGTCGATACCGGGTCGTGCACGACAGCAACACTGTCTCGGCGGAACGCGGGTATCTGCGCGAAACCGGCAACCTGCTCTTCCATGTCGCCGTCGTCGGCGTCGTCATCGCGATGGCGATCGGCGGGCTGTTCGGCTATTCGGGTCAGCGCGTCCTGGTGGAAGGCGAGACATTCACGAATTCCCTGCTCGGATTCGATTCGTTCGATAAGGGGACCTACTACGATCCGGACCGGTTGACCGACTACGCCGTCACACTCGACAAGTTTGAGGCGACATTTGAGGAAAATGGCGGACTGGACAATCAGTTCGGCCAGCCTCGTTCGTTCAGGGCAGATGTGACCACCCGCCACAACGGCGAGGAGAAGAAGGAGGTCGTCGAGGTCAATGATCCGCTGCACGTTGGCGGTTCGAACATGTACCTGACCGGAAACGGCTATGCCCCGGTGATCACGCTTCGCGATGGAGAGGGAAATGTGGTGTTCTCCGGCCCCACTGTATTCCTGCCCCAGACCGGCGCATATATGTCCCGTGGTGTGGTCAAGTCGGCAGACGCCAGCCCTGAGCAACTCGGCCTGGTCGGGATCTTCTTCCCAACGGCTGGCAAGGGCGACGACGGGCAGGTGACCTCGACGTTTGCTGACCTGTACAACCCCTACATGGTGCTGAGCGGGTACTACGGCGACCTCGGCCTAGATGACGGTGTCGCACAGTCCGTCTATACCCTCAACCCGGAGAACATGACGGAGATGACCGACAAGGACGGTAAGCCGATGGCGCTTGAACTCGCGCCGGGGGAGTCCGCTGACCTGCCGAACAATCTCGGGTCGGTCAGCTTCGACGGAGTGAAGCGGTATGTTTCACTCGATGTGAGGTACGATCCGGGTCAGATTTTCGTCTTGGTGTTCGCGCTGCTTGGCCTCGCCGGGCTCGCCGCATCGCTCTTTATCCCGCGTCGGCGGATCTGGGTGAAAGTTACAAATGGCAAGAGCACAGGTCTGACCGTGGAGGTCGCCGGCCTCGCCCGTGGAGAAGATAATCGACTAGAGGTCGAAACACGCCAGGTTGCCGAGGACTTGCGGCACGCACTGGGAACATTCGCATCGGTTGATGTGCAAGGAGAAAAATGA
- a CDS encoding AMP-binding protein, with protein MRVLTINPNAISDPLDLLDPLSEALDGSGPAVEIQPAGSAISDSPYVDVLPEDTALIVPTSGSTGAAKKVVLSRRALIASGRATAVRLDGPGHWLLPLSVAHIAGLQVLIRSVLAGTSPTTLDTSIPFDAEGFAEAVARMPAAPTPRYTSLVPTQLARLLHETDSGCSAAIRAARSFEAILVGGAALSPRLAEEAAAAGLRLVTTYGMSETCGGCVYDGVPLDGVQARTDAAGRLSLGGEVVASGYLLADANGSAGVSSAEGARLGQQSFSTDRAGTRWFSTSDMGTVHDSRVTVQGRADDVIISGGINVAPAAVEDVIGSMPGVAEVLVTSVPDDEWGQKVVALLCTDSHLPPISLAAVRDRVGQTLGRASAPREIITVPAIPLRGLGKPDRVAARDLAVDYLRVR; from the coding sequence ATGCGTGTACTGACCATAAACCCCAACGCGATTTCCGATCCGCTCGATCTGCTCGACCCCCTCTCCGAGGCACTCGACGGCAGCGGCCCGGCGGTGGAGATTCAGCCCGCCGGGAGCGCAATCTCCGACAGCCCCTACGTCGATGTCCTACCCGAAGACACCGCACTGATCGTGCCGACATCCGGTTCGACCGGCGCAGCGAAAAAGGTGGTGCTGTCCCGGCGAGCGCTGATCGCCTCGGGCCGGGCGACGGCCGTCAGACTGGACGGCCCGGGCCATTGGCTCTTACCACTGTCCGTGGCGCATATCGCCGGCCTCCAGGTGCTGATCCGCTCGGTACTGGCAGGCACCTCGCCGACCACGCTGGACACATCGATTCCGTTTGACGCCGAGGGATTCGCGGAGGCGGTAGCCAGGATGCCGGCTGCGCCGACGCCGCGCTACACCTCACTGGTGCCGACCCAGCTGGCCCGGTTGCTGCACGAAACGGACTCAGGCTGCTCTGCCGCCATCCGCGCTGCCCGGTCGTTCGAGGCGATCCTGGTCGGCGGCGCAGCACTGTCGCCACGCCTCGCGGAGGAAGCGGCCGCCGCCGGGTTGCGGCTGGTGACCACTTATGGGATGAGCGAGACCTGCGGCGGTTGCGTCTACGACGGCGTGCCGCTGGACGGCGTGCAGGCACGTACCGACGCTGCCGGGCGGCTCTCCCTCGGCGGGGAGGTCGTCGCCTCCGGTTACCTGCTCGCCGACGCTAACGGCTCGGCAGGGGTTTCCAGCGCCGAAGGAGCCCGACTCGGTCAGCAGAGCTTCAGCACCGACCGGGCCGGCACCCGATGGTTTTCCACCAGCGACATGGGCACTGTGCACGACAGCCGGGTCACCGTGCAGGGTCGGGCGGACGACGTCATCATCTCCGGCGGGATCAATGTCGCGCCGGCTGCGGTTGAGGACGTGATCGGTTCGATGCCCGGAGTAGCCGAGGTGCTGGTTACCAGCGTGCCGGACGACGAGTGGGGCCAGAAGGTCGTCGCGCTGCTGTGCACCGATTCACATCTGCCACCGATCTCACTGGCAGCTGTGCGCGATAGGGTCGGGCAGACACTCGGTCGAGCCTCCGCTCCGCGGGAAATCATCACCGTACCGGCCATCCCATTGCGCGGCCTCGGTAAGCCCGACCGGGTCGCCGCCCGTGATCTCGCAGTCGACTACCTGCGGGTACGATAG